The genomic window taaaaaaatatacaaaataataaaattaaaaatataaattagaaatatatatattttttttgtataattatatttttaatttttataaaaatatttaccatatattgttttaaaaatataaacctttgaaatataaaataaatataattaaaacctaaaaaagaaaataataataaaaaaacgtaaCAAACATAAAAAGGATTAGAaccatattttccaaataaaatcaaaaatccaGAACGaaggaagaaaaacaaaagataCTACTAACAGCAAATAAcaataagactttgttcatactTAATAAGTTCTTCGAAGTCTTTGTCGAAATTCGGAacgcaccacacctcgataatcgaagaaaactgtcaaaataaTCAAGATTTTTGACCtactttgacgtgttttttttgggtctgtctgtttccgggtcgtaagcatagattcaagacttatcgccagtaataaaATGTTTCATGAAATCCTGGTAATAGGtaattgtttcacagacgttaacgccaCCTGTCTTTcgcaaaaatttattgattttggaaccaatcgatCTTTCACTCTTCTTacgcccaaatgatctttcaaaatggttttctctgatctttccgatattccaacgatgccaataagatctctgacttttaatcgtcgattctcaagcaccaattcttttattttgttgacgTGTTGATTATCAgctctcgaccctctttgaataatttgtaccgaTGAAAAGTACTTGcccgcgacaaacaattatcacttaaggtcttttccaatattctgaacATTTCGGCACTAAAAGTTTAATTCcgctcacaaaatttaatggagcatctttgttgaatattttcactcatcgtaaaaatcggcgaatgcactttatgttcttcagaaagacaagcgcaTACTAAACATTAATGATTATATTGATGTGCCATTTGATTTGTGtgataccaacctagaaaaaaatatttcgacgaatgggtttttgcgcgaaatttagaataaaaattcttgttattttttgcccacatttttttgaatcaaATAATCAACGAATACCAAATGAAATCACAACTTTTAATATGGGAAAGTTAGagctaattaaaaataaataaaaaatacgaatattaaaaaaaaagtgaaaacgtTAATTTGTTGACACCAAGACTTggtaatatccttcacaaacaTCTAAAATTCTTTACacgaacttgattttgaacggtcagtttgtataatAGCTACTCgatatagtgattcgatctaaacaatttcttcaaagattGCACTGTTGAATTAGTCAATAAGACATGtaaataatcttaaaaatacttatctaaaaaagttgtccatacaagcactttaacccgatcgttcagtttgcatggtaGCTTTATGCTATAATAATCCGATTTCGGCGGAAGAAAAGTACGTGTGCAGAATTTCCAATCGACAAGTCAATAACTGAACggctagttcgcgtatatacagacagatcgACCCAGGAAATAGGATCTCCGTCGTTTCCTTCAgagtgttacaaatttcgtgccaaatacaaagttttaccaacaaaagaaaataaaaaagctttaagGAGTTATATACAGTAAGAAGGTCGAAAAACgcattttttagattttttctgagaaaacttttaaatttattgatccaaacaTATTATGGTGTCTATTAAACTATTTGCTTactattttaagacttagtattactaaaaatatttatgtagaaCGGAAGTACAGCCGATCTCCGAGAGCTCCTGTCCTTTTGCGGTGACCATTATAGCTCTGAACTAAAtcttctgaaattaaaaaaaccaaacagatttcgttaaagtaatgctAAATCTAGTAATGAATCGaatgaataagcaaaataaaattttttgacaaaataacgatttctcaaaaaaaaatcgatttttgaccaaaattttggtttcaaattcttcgtttaattactaaaaaatgagactaatcggtttagccATTTTCAAGCCTCTTAAACGCCTTTTCAATTTGTATGTTACTTCGAtaatattcaccggaacgaaaataaattttttgtgtaaaataaaataaaagaattaaattcttttaaatctaactgtatataatctgttaataattaaaaaaaatataaataattacatatattaacaTTCCAAAaagtttcagtaaaaaaaatataaaaaaaaactacatacaaactaaatactagaaataaattttcgaaaaaaaacttaattccaACAGaagtaaaagaaataatatttcaagaatttaaataaaaatacatttttgattgaaaatgaaCGCAATTCGAAAAAACAGAAAGGCACCACGGACAAtgtgaaagaaattaatttcgaatttaattataaaataattaattaataaaaaatataaaaatcatgccattaaaatataaataaaaaatcgcttcaaatacaaattatgagaaacaaaaaatactaaaaaccgaaatttaacaaaaagataaatattaaagaattcaaataaataaaaatctagaCACATctcgtaaaaaaataaaacaaaaatataaatatttttttgttattaaaaaatggaatataATTATCCGACATTTCAATCTGATCAAGAAATAATCACGAAAAGAATAATGGATATCTGTAAATTTCCCATAATATCCATTCAAATATAACTCCACTTAAAAACCTTGCTTAAATTTCACCGTTTGGCCTTATAATCCTCTTAGGAAACGTGCCGCGCTCATGGCGAAAACCGCAGCAGCTTCGAGGGAGAATATCGACAACGACAGCGACGCAGACGATGTGGACACGAAGCAGGCGATTAAATATGGCAACAAATGTCAGGCGACGTGCGGTATTCTGAAAGAATACTGTGATTACAGTACGATACACGGTTTCCGCTATTTGGGCGAAACGAAACGGCCGCGTTGGGAAAGGTGAAGtcaagaaaattttttgaaaattataagattgatttaaataataatttatttattcagaTAGTATGAGattttttatagaattaaatGTGAGACATACTTGTTAAGTAATatcgtatatatgtagtatacacaaaatggaaataattcTTTTAGTCTTTAGGTTAACAAGGAAGTTATCAGATCGAACTGCatatgaattttgaaatttccgaGTTTCAAGGGATTGACTCTCTAATAagaagtttaattttaattttcaactaCTACACATTTAAGACTTGAAACCTATTTCCCAAAATGATGATTTCGATAGCAGAAGTTTTTGGAACTATCAAATATACTATAAACAATTTTCTCTGAGagttatagtaaaaaaaaataattttaaattctttaatttaaatttcattaaaaaatcttCCGTtgtcattattttaaaaacttgcaGACTTTTCTGGGTATTCGTGCTAATATTCTCAATTTACACTTGCGCTACGCTGATAATGAATATTTGGGATAAGTGGAACAATAACCCGGTAATTGTGTCGTTTGCCGAGAAATCCACACCCGTCTGGCAGATACCTTTTCCCACTGTAACGGTTTGCACTGAAACAAAAGGAAGACAAACAGTTTTGAATTTCACCGATATGTATTGGAAAATATCCGACCGATTTAACAATGTTTCTCAGATTGACCTAACGGAACAAGAGTATGGAAATGGTTACTAAAAAAAAGCCACAAACTCACGAAATTTGCTTGACTTTGCAGGAGCGTACGCATGGAAGCTTTGGCTCAAGTGTGTGACGCGCACTTGTTAACCGACTTCAAATTTGGACACCAGTTAGCGTCGGGCTCTGAGATCGTAAGTTCGCTGAGCGCTATCACGCCTGTGTTTAATGAGACGTATTTGAGTTGTAAATGGCGTAACTCTCCAGAGAAATGccaacaaatttttaagaaatttattaccGAAGAAGGTGTTTGTTATAGTTTCAATTCATTGAGTCCCATGGAGATATTCCGGCCGGAAGGGTGAGAGTTAAATATTCTGTATTATAGATATGTAGTATAAGAAAAAGTTTGTTGAAAATAATGttgaaaatggtattttgcaaaaaaatatttttttaaacaatccTATTgtaattataacaaatatataattccTTAGCATGATTAAGGAGATGCTTTTCCAAACTGATAATCGCACGGCCACCGATTGGAATGTGGAGGACGGCTATAGCGCAAGCGCCGACCCTGAAACCTATCCGGAACGTGTGCTGGGTCCCGGAGCGCGTGCTGGTCTATATATGGTGCTGAATGGCTTCGAACAGGACTTTGATAATATGTGTCGCGGTCCGGTGCAAGGTTTCAAGGTGAGAGGACTGTTTTTTACACAACATTTTacttatacgtatgtataaatattaagtattcaaaatttctttactacacaaaaacaaaaatttttgttttcacattAGGTAAATGAAAACCtattttttcgattaaatttatcgtaaatattttcgataacttatagtttaataaaagtttttatcgATGACTTAAAATCGCTATTGGTTATCATTAATTTTCTTGTCATAATTTAGTTAATACTTTggaaaatatcgatatttttccTTGGTGGTCGATTATTTAtcgattaattaaaattgttatcgattttttcaaatctttattGGTTACTATTAATTTTCTGTTCAAAATTTaggcaatataatttttataaaaatcgattattttactgCATAATTTGACTTGagtaatttaccttcttaaAAAATTAGGAACGTAAAACCTAATACAGAAAGTATGATTACTAAATATGATAAAGATACAACATCCTTACATATACAACAATCTCCTTCACCTTTTTCTAGATCATTTTACATACACCCGGTGAGGTCGCACAAATATCGAAGCAATACTTCCGCATACCCTTCGATCAGGAGGTTTTGATTTcgataaaaccaaaaattataacCACCTCGGAGGGCTTGCGGCACTATGAGCCACATAGGTGGGTTTtcatacataaaattatttttgaaaataatatttttcataaaaatatttattattattattttttttataaaaatatattacagaCGTCAGTGCTACTTCCAAAAGGAGCGTTATTTGCGGTACTTCCAAATTTATACGCAGAGTAATTGTGAGCTCGAGTGCTTGTCGAATTTCACCTTAAGCCAATGTGGCTGCGTCAAGTTCTCCATGCCACGTAGGTTTCTATAGATATTAGCATGAAGTGTCTGTTTAATGTCCAACATTTTCCTCCTTCAACAGACACACCGGACACACCAGTTTGTGGCGCCAGCAATGTGAAATGCATCAACGAAGCTGAGGATCAACTCTTACTCAAGGAATTCAATCAGGGCGCTGAAAGTGCAGGCGAAAATGTGCGTGGACGCACCGAATGCGATTGTTTGCCTTCGTGTACCTCCATCGCTTATGAAGCGGAAATTTCTCAATCAGATTTCGACTACAAATTGATCGCGAATACTTTTAAGCAGGAAGacgttaataattttataacaaagtGAGTAAAAGTAATAGAGGCCTAAATGTAtgtgttaaatattaaaatattgtcaACGTTGGCGCTTGAAAGTATGCAAcattacttttttctttacaattgTTTTTTCTTCCCGTCTTTTCACAGCAATAAAATGTCACGCGTCTCCATATTCTTCAAAGAAGCACAATTTCTAACTTCCAGACGCTCGGAATTATACGGTACTACTGACTTTCTTGCCAACTGCGGCGGTTTGTTGGGTCTCTTTATGGGCGTGTCTATCTTGAGTATTGTGGAAATTGCCTACTTCTGCTCCGTGCGTCTCTGCACGAATCTGCGCATGCGTCATGCGCGTCGCAAAGAACTGGAACGTGAAGGTGAAACTACAAAGGAAGCCTAGAGATGTTTTCTCTGTTATATCTAAACTTATAATTGGCGCTTCAAGCAATTGCGATTTACTAGTTTCTTAATGAATATTGCTGAAtacttaaaaacaattaattttttatagatcAAGTGTCTTAAAGGTGTTACTGGTtagttgtttttaaataatttgtaaaacaataaaCGCCTAAAACAATGTTCctcaaaaaaagaaagatttttttcattttggtgacttttttgctgtttttgtggTAAGACTGAATACTCCAATGATCGAAGTTTTGTCTGTTCtacaaaattccaaattttGATCTGTAAAAGAGCTTATTTTTCATCTCTTTTAGACAAGATCAAATCAGGTTTGGATTGGTTCTAAGCAAACAGCTGCCGAACGCACACTAATTAATAAGTATGTGGAGAAAAAATTTCACCGGAACAAAAAAAGGTGTGTcagtccggatcaaatttgatcttgaATGTATTTCAATGAACTCCCGTTTTAATCCAAGGATCTTGCAGTGTCTTATATATACCGAACCATGGAAAATATcggcaaataatttcaaattaaatttttatcagaaaaacTGTTGAGCTTTTTAGAGTTgactttagaaaatttttattatgagCAGTAATAAGTTTAGATTGGGGGCGCTTTTACACCTAGACAGTTAAAGCTAAAATGTGTTATGTATCCAGGAGGAAACGAGCAAGAAGATgtgaaacatatgtataatgaaaaCCTTGATCATTCTAAGCGAACTTCAGGCACTTGTACAGATTAACTATGTATAATAAGTAGGAGTAAGTCTAAATCCATATATAAAGCAACGTACAGCATCTTGTGGAAAGAACTACCAAAACTTCTCTATTTGGTGAGGGAGTTTCTAGAATAATCAATAATTCTTCCCCCAACTATTTTTCCTCCCAGTATCGCCGCAACCACTTAAATTACCTTGAAAGATGCTTAAGTCAATAAAACATTCGATGTCTCACCCCCACTTGCAACATTATCAATTCAATTTGCCTCATATGTTATGCATCGCTTTCAGGTACACCAGAATTATCTACTGCATCACCATTTGCATAAGAGCTGGTCAGGTATTCTATTTGATTACTTCAACACCTACTCACCAAGCCACAAGCAAATCGAATCGATGAACTTACTTCAAGCAGCCGTTGTTGTCTGCGAGAAACGCACATACAACGAGCAGGCATCATAATTATCACTCTTATCCTCATCATCACAATTATCAACATCCGTTGtaagaatgtgtgtatgtgtgtgtgtgtgagtccTTAGACGTCtatcatttgtttattttgcttgtgCAAACAATTAGCTTTGCATTTCCGGCATGTAGTCTTCATCGTTTTCATTGGTATCATTGATTTACCGCTATCACCAATACAAACGTACTATAAATACTATTCGCTTCTGAGTTGAGCCGGCTCAGCCATTAAGTTCGTTATTGGCTTACTCACTGCAACGTCGcatgaaaatcaaaatgaattaagttaattatgtaagcaaatatttagACAATAGTATCTCAATTTGAGCAAACATCAGCAAgttgcaacaaatttttaaggGAAATGGCCGGAAGATTGTGGCAATTGTTTGAGGGAAATGCGCTGTAAGGTGTGTAAAATTAGTTTCATGCTATcatctatatatgtactatgGGTATCTAtgagtaaataatatttgtgaatccataatattttgtttgtgcaataaaaattatgattaaaTCCTCAGTCATGGAAATACTTGTATGatgcaatgaaaataaatatgaatgcaaGTGCGCCAGAAGAGATCTTACGAGAAAGACTTTAGTTACATAAGAATGTATATGTTGCTTAGTTAAGTCATCACACCTAGTCCCTTCAAATTCAGCCATTCCACGACATATCACACCACTTTtcccacttaaaaaaaatacgatCAAACTCTCTACaattgttgaataaaaaatctCATTTTCTTGCTTTAAATTCATTCACATCATCTCCCCATTATATTACATTACTTTGCATTATATTAAGTGATATGATGTGATGTAGTGAAGTGTATAGGATGAATTTTGCAGTGTTGTATTCGATGTGATGAGATATCATTATATTGTATCAATTAGCATCAAAGTTCCTTACAATGTATCATAGCATCCGTGATATAGCATTTATGTAATCTCATTCTTCAATTATAGTTCCTATAATACTTATGATCGTATTCAACTTCATCACATCACAATACTATATATAACATGATATCTTAACCGCATGAAAATCAGACCACGGAATAGTTCgacattattttcactttacaTAATATGCGACcatactttttatatttcacaCATCACATGGCTTTGCATCAGTTATTACGTCATCACCTCATTCTTACAATGTCTTCAAGATTATATTAAATCTTTACGAACCCCAAACTATAAATATTCAGTGATTTCCAAATAAAATATCACATCATGAGATTCGTTTAACACATTATTATAGTATTAGCCTTTAAATCTACAATCATACATACTTTAAAATAACATCACATCATTCttatcatattaaagtaaatattacaTCACTCGCACCCATATCACATTTGATGATAGTTATTACGTTATTGTATCAAGCAACACCGGTTCATATTAAGATCAGTTCATATCGTCATATTACAAGACGTTATATCAATATCCTCACTAAGTCATATCTCGCCATAACTCATCATATTCAGACATTTAATATCGCATCACATcataatgtatttaaattacATTACATCAATTACAATAGAATTTAACATTTCTTAAAATGTCttaacatatttgaaaaatcaaCACATCATATCATTTCGCATTGCATCGAATTTAACATAGCATCACATTCTATTGAAtacattcaaaaataatgcATCATATATTACTATACATCACATCACGTAACACTTAATAACGATCGcatcattttatttatgtgaTATTATCAAAATAACTTTCAGCTTTATTACACATATCACACACATTCATATCTACTAGGTGATAACATATTACATCATATTGTACAATATAACATCATCACATATTACGTCATATTGTACAATATCACATCATATTGTACAATACCACATCATCACATATTTCATGATATCGTACCACATCGCATCATAACATATTGTATTACATCACAGCGGACAAATAAAATCATATCATATCTTCGGTGTATTACAAAATATCATATTGCATCACATCGCATCATATGTCATTACAAATAATCAcatcaaatttaattacaattgttCAAACAACAACCATCGCAACATCATCTATTAAAACTCATCACATCGTACTTAATCACAGTTTTTCAAGGAGCAACAATGCAAAGTTCATCTTACACACTTCACTACATCACATCATATCTCGTAATATCACATGAAATGATATGTTATCATCACAAATTTCAAGATAATTCACGCATCTTTACATCAGTCTTCCTTTTGGGATCAAATAACGACTGGACGTCATCTCACTGGCATTTAAGTAAAGCTAAACCTCATTATAAATCCGTTTATCAGagccacaaattttttttaagatattttgcaTTTCTCCTCAACCATTGGTTTcaagaaaatcttaaaaattactAGAATCTACTTCTCAatgaatgaatataaaaatatttcttagaaAACCAATGACTTCACAATTTGCGCATAAACTTCagcatatttgaaaaaaagttggatttatttttcaaaaagcctTTGCagtgtttaaaaataatgtgccGTGGCACGCCTGCATTACACCTGCGTGCAATAGTTTTCAACAGCCATCGATGCCTCCAACCGCTTAACCACATATCAGCGGCGCACATGTCGccgtgtacacacacacacacacacacacacttgacAATTGCCACTTATGAATTGTATATTAAAGCGCAATATGTGTGGCATTGTGGCATGAACTTTGATTGCATGCGAGGCAACAAGTGCGCAGCGCTACACAAGCGCTTTGGCAGCGTGTTGCATGTATACACGTATGTGGCACGCTAAAGCCAAGCCATGGTGCGAGAGAGTGAGTGCTGGCGGAAGTTTGAGAGAAGCAGTCAACGCGTCACATTTGCATggctaataaaattttcatatagttTTTGCGCCTGCACTTCACACttgcacccacacacacacacacacacactcactcataAATGCACACGCATGCACTGACACACATCAgttatttataaacttttcatttcattcGCATTTcgtatgaaattattatttttaaccatTTTCACGCGTCCGCCAAGCACCCAAAGTGTCAGCCGCTGCGCTATTCACTGCTTGCCACAAACTCCACCGCCGCCCAGCGTTGCATTGGCACTTTAGTTCTTTCGAATTGTAAAGTGCGCGTTGTGCTGCCACTGCGGGCTTTCACGGTGCCTACGCTGCTCACCGCGCTGCTCGGAGCACTCTGTTCGGCAGTCACCACTCACCGCTCAGCGTTGCGCGGCACTCGACACTTTAACACCGCTCCGCATTCGTGCATAtcaatttgatataaaaataaatttatgacaaTTTTATTGATGGCTTGTTGCGCCGGCTGGGCCtgcacttcacttcacttcatcGTTATTTTCTGCCCCCCGACGCCCTTTCGACTCAGCTCCACGTTCATACGTTGTACGATGTCCTTTGAGTCATGGCACTTGACGCCACGTTATTGATTTCACTGGatcgcacacacatgcatataaatataattatgtgcttctgtgtgtgtgtgtgtgtgtctgctgCAAGGGCGTGTGCATTCATGTGTGAATTGTTAGTCAACATTGTAGCGTGTGCGTGTGCTTGGCTGTGTGGCATACTGATTGGTCGCACtcataatataaatacatacatatgtacatatgtatctttgtgtgtgtgtgtgtttcgtaGCTGATTGCTTAAAACGCGCCTCTTGCCACGTGTGCAACCTGTTGTAAGGGACTAAAAGCAAATTGTTGCTTCGCCATTCACTTTTGCCATTATTGCCTGACTTCCGcccttgctgttgttgttgttattgctgccgcTGCCACATTACGCTGAAAATAGCATGTaaagtatcaaaaataaaaattccattttttactCATTTCACTTTGTTGACTCTTTATGTTAAGTGCAGCGCATTTCCCGCATGCGAAGTGCCACTTAAATATAACCTCAGCTTACAAATTGAACTCTGTTCGATGGCAGCAAGCAGAGATGGACATGCGTTTAAAGTTCCGAAGGTGTTAAGTGTGCTATCGTCGCTTTCATTAATTAATACTGTTACTTTGAGCATATTTGCAAGGGAGGAGACCCGCGAGGATTGGAGTATGCTTAACAACCTGTTGGAATCGGTGAATAATTTAAGAATGTTTGAgttcattttcgaaaaaaaaatcaagaaaaatataatatgcatCTCTAgatacataatttaattttcagacCCTTCCTTTGCAAAAAAAAGCATATGTCTGAATGAAACTCTTCCTACAAAGACCATTTTAAGTCAATGGTATTATTGACATTTTGAGTACCTCGAAATACCTTTAACATTTATTCCAcattacaaaattgttttcttttaagtAATGCCATTGGTTTCTAACAATATCACTAGCTATCAAAATCATTCTAATAGATCGATGTTCTAGATGAAGTTCTATACAAAGCTCATTTAGCATTGCTCAACTATATTTACTATTAATTGAACCTCACGGTTTCTTCCAAAGAAGATTGTTCTTGCGATGTCGACTAATGCCTGAAGTGGACTCGATTGAGCTCTTTTTTTCATAACAAGGAGGTAAGTTATAACAAATGTAACTTTCATCTTCATAAACTTCCCATTTGACGAACATTAGCGTAGTCATTGACCCCTCAGTTTACCTTTAGCGAGGTCAACCACCTAAGCATAATGACTCATAGCGAGGTCAACAACCATATCTTTGATAAGGTCAATGAGCCTTTTGTTTGCCTTTGGTCAGAAACGCTTTCTGATCTTAATGCTATGATATACTTATAGGTATAATCAGAATGTCTAACAGATACTGTTTTCTACAGATAATTGAAAAGATATGTAAAT from Bactrocera tryoni isolate S06 chromosome 5, CSIRO_BtryS06_freeze2, whole genome shotgun sequence includes these protein-coding regions:
- the LOC120777746 gene encoding pickpocket protein 28, whose protein sequence is METEEKKDMQKEASLNSIPAALQWKRAALMAKTAAASRENIDNDSDADDVDTKQAIKYGNKCQATCGILKEYCDYSTIHGFRYLGETKRPRWERLFWVFVLIFSIYTCATLIMNIWDKWNNNPVIVSFAEKSTPVWQIPFPTVTVCTETKGRQTVLNFTDMYWKISDRFNNVSQIDLTEQESVRMEALAQVCDAHLLTDFKFGHQLASGSEIVSSLSAITPVFNETYLSCKWRNSPEKCQQIFKKFITEEGVCYSFNSLSPMEIFRPEGMIKEMLFQTDNRTATDWNVEDGYSASADPETYPERVLGPGARAGLYMVLNGFEQDFDNMCRGPVQGFKIILHTPGEVAQISKQYFRIPFDQEVLISIKPKIITTSEGLRHYEPHRRQCYFQKERYLRYFQIYTQSNCELECLSNFTLSQCGCVKFSMPHTPDTPVCGASNVKCINEAEDQLLLKEFNQGAESAGENVRGRTECDCLPSCTSIAYEAEISQSDFDYKLIANTFKQEDVNNFITNNKMSRVSIFFKEAQFLTSRRSELYGTTDFLANCGGLLGLFMGVSILSIVEIAYFCSVRLCTNLRMRHARRKELEREGETTKEA